Proteins encoded by one window of Armatimonadota bacterium:
- a CDS encoding MgtC/SapB family protein, which translates to MTPAWEAAVRLLLAVVLGGVVGWQRESADKPAGFRTHILVCVGAALFTLISAVGFFGTGADPARVASNIVVGIGFLGAGTIWRTQASVVGLTTAASLWTVAAIGTAVGVGYYFGAIAATAIVLGVLTFLKVFEARIPRRGLGHVVMVMTDRPGQLGRIGTVLGAYGVNIEHVDLSARMDNKVVLALAARIPPRVSRDEILVALGDVEGVEEVRWEDGNAAA; encoded by the coding sequence ATGACCCCGGCGTGGGAGGCGGCGGTGCGCCTGCTGCTGGCCGTCGTCCTGGGCGGGGTCGTCGGCTGGCAGCGGGAGAGCGCGGACAAGCCGGCGGGGTTCCGCACCCACATCCTCGTGTGCGTGGGGGCGGCGCTGTTCACCCTGATCTCCGCGGTGGGGTTCTTCGGCACAGGGGCGGACCCCGCGCGCGTGGCCAGCAACATCGTGGTCGGCATCGGGTTCCTGGGGGCCGGGACGATCTGGCGGACCCAGGCCAGCGTGGTGGGTCTCACCACCGCGGCCAGCCTGTGGACCGTGGCCGCGATCGGAACGGCGGTCGGCGTCGGCTACTACTTCGGCGCCATTGCGGCCACGGCCATCGTCCTGGGGGTCCTCACCTTCCTCAAGGTCTTCGAAGCGCGGATCCCGCGGCGCGGTCTCGGCCACGTGGTTATGGTGATGACCGACCGGCCGGGGCAGCTGGGCCGGATCGGCACGGTGCTGGGCGCCTACGGCGTGAACATCGAGCACGTGGACCTCTCCGCCCGGATGGACAACAAAGTGGTCCTGGCCCTGGCCGCCCGCATCCCCCCGCGCGTCAGCCGGGACGAGATCCTAGTGGCGCTGGGAGACGTGGAGGGCGTCGAAGAAGTGCGCTGGGAAGACGGCAACGCGGCGGCATGA
- a CDS encoding rhomboid family intramembrane serine protease, with amino-acid sequence MIPLRDENPSSSRPIVTYLIILANVLVFLFMLGLGSDAAVERFVLAYGAVPARITGAAAGAPAAYPTLLTSMFLHGGWAHLLGNMLYLWIFGDNVEDLMGHGRFLIFYLLTGMAAVWAHILTAPASAVPLIGASGAIAGVLGAYLALFPRARIISLVPFGYFLRVVAVPAVLFLPLWFLLQFVQGVATLGAETAGVAWWAHIGGFASGFVLVWVFARRRRSRREWW; translated from the coding sequence ATGATCCCGCTGCGCGACGAGAATCCATCCTCCTCGCGGCCGATCGTCACCTACCTGATCATCCTGGCCAACGTCCTGGTGTTCCTCTTCATGCTCGGCCTGGGCTCGGACGCCGCCGTCGAGCGCTTCGTCCTGGCCTACGGCGCGGTCCCGGCCCGGATCACCGGGGCGGCCGCCGGCGCCCCGGCCGCGTACCCGACGCTCTTGACCTCCATGTTCCTCCACGGCGGCTGGGCCCATCTGCTGGGGAACATGCTCTACCTGTGGATCTTCGGGGACAATGTGGAAGACCTGATGGGCCACGGCCGGTTCCTGATCTTCTACCTGCTCACGGGGATGGCCGCGGTCTGGGCCCACATCCTCACCGCTCCGGCCTCCGCCGTGCCGTTGATCGGCGCCAGCGGGGCCATCGCCGGCGTGCTGGGGGCCTACCTGGCGCTCTTTCCCCGCGCCCGGATCATCTCGCTGGTCCCCTTCGGGTACTTCCTGCGGGTCGTGGCCGTGCCCGCCGTGCTCTTCCTGCCGCTGTGGTTCCTCCTGCAGTTTGTCCAGGGCGTGGCCACCCTGGGCGCGGAGACGGCGGGGGTGGCCTGGTGGGCGCACATCGGCGGATTCGCCTCCGGGTTTGTGCTGGTCTGGGTCTTCGCCCGGCGCCGCCGCAGCAGGCGGGAGTGGTGGTGA
- a CDS encoding methionine adenosyltransferase, with product MQITVEVLGGKPVYEHEVEIVERKGVGHPDSICDAIMEQVSIELSREYLRQCGVVLHHNIDKAFLVAGTAEIRLGGGRIVEPMRLIFGDRATYELNGKTLPVAEIAVGTAKRWIRDHLRFVDPEEHVRYDVQIKPGSPELVDIFSRSTPGANDTSAAVGYAPLTETERLVLQTENYMNSPRFKEMFPEAGEDIKVMGFRRGAALDLTAAVAFVDRFIDSEETYFRRKRQMQEAVEEFIRGEVRTLERVDLHLNTLDAPGRGLGGMYLSVTGTSAESGDSGQIGRGNKVNGVIALNRPMGTEAAAGKNPVSHVGKIYTILTHQVAAKIYSEVRGIREVYVWMLSQIGAPIDRPKVAAAQIILEKRAREAVARRKVAEIMERELGRINALTRELAEGKYPVV from the coding sequence GTGCAGATCACGGTGGAAGTGCTGGGCGGCAAACCCGTCTACGAGCACGAGGTGGAGATCGTCGAACGCAAGGGCGTCGGGCATCCCGATTCCATCTGCGACGCGATCATGGAGCAGGTCAGCATCGAGCTGAGCCGCGAATACCTGCGCCAGTGCGGCGTCGTCCTCCACCACAACATCGACAAGGCCTTCCTCGTCGCCGGCACCGCCGAGATCCGGCTGGGCGGCGGCCGCATCGTGGAGCCCATGCGCCTGATCTTCGGCGACCGGGCCACCTACGAGCTGAACGGGAAGACCCTGCCCGTGGCCGAGATTGCCGTCGGCACGGCCAAGCGCTGGATCCGCGACCACCTGCGCTTTGTGGATCCCGAGGAGCACGTACGCTACGACGTGCAGATCAAGCCCGGCTCCCCCGAGCTCGTGGACATCTTCAGCCGGTCGACGCCCGGGGCCAACGATACCTCCGCCGCCGTAGGGTATGCGCCGCTGACCGAGACCGAGCGGCTGGTCCTCCAGACGGAGAACTACATGAACTCCCCGCGGTTCAAGGAGATGTTCCCCGAGGCGGGCGAGGACATCAAGGTGATGGGATTCCGGCGCGGCGCCGCCCTCGACCTCACGGCCGCCGTGGCTTTCGTGGACCGCTTCATCGACTCGGAGGAGACCTACTTCCGCCGCAAGCGGCAGATGCAGGAGGCGGTGGAGGAGTTCATCCGCGGCGAGGTCCGTACCCTGGAGCGCGTCGACCTCCATCTGAACACCCTGGACGCGCCGGGACGGGGCCTGGGGGGGATGTATCTTTCGGTCACCGGCACCTCGGCGGAGAGCGGCGACAGCGGGCAGATCGGACGCGGCAACAAGGTGAACGGCGTGATCGCCCTCAACCGCCCCATGGGGACCGAAGCGGCGGCCGGCAAGAATCCGGTGTCGCACGTGGGCAAGATCTACACCATCCTCACCCACCAGGTGGCGGCGAAGATCTACAGCGAGGTGCGCGGCATCCGCGAGGTCTACGTCTGGATGCTCAGCCAGATCGGCGCGCCCATCGACCGCCCCAAGGTCGCCGCCGCCCAGATCATTCTGGAGAAGCGCGCGCGCGAGGCGGTGGCCAGGCGCAAGGTGGCCGAGATCATGGAACGCGAGCTGGGCAGGATCAACGCGCTGACGCGCGAGCTGGCGGAAGGGAAGTACCCCGTCGTCTAG
- a CDS encoding MoxR family ATPase, producing MTPEEFATTFERIRAEVRRVIVGHETLIDHLLIAFLAGGHVLLEGVPGLGKTLLVKTLARAVELSFSRIQFTPDLMPADIIGTNVVMQDAEGRRYFEFQRGPIFTHVLLADEINRATPKTQSALLEAMQEHAVTVAGTSYALDEPFFVLATQNPIEMEGTYPLPEAQLDRFLFKVKAEFPTAGDLVEIIDRTTTAEQPQARTVADKETVRQMLRLAREVEVASHVKAYAARLVRATHPEDPHAATMARRFVRYGASPRGVQALILSAKVRALVAGRVNVSLGDLQALALPSLRHRIILNFEGEAEGVDPDAVIRNVLDETPELEEARR from the coding sequence ATGACCCCGGAAGAGTTCGCCACCACCTTTGAGCGCATCCGCGCCGAGGTGCGCAGGGTGATCGTCGGACACGAAACGCTGATCGATCACCTCCTGATCGCCTTCCTGGCCGGCGGACACGTGCTGTTGGAGGGCGTTCCCGGCCTGGGCAAGACGCTCCTGGTGAAGACGCTGGCCCGGGCCGTGGAACTGTCCTTTTCCCGCATCCAGTTCACCCCCGACCTGATGCCGGCGGACATCATCGGGACCAATGTCGTGATGCAGGACGCCGAAGGGCGGCGCTACTTCGAGTTCCAGCGGGGCCCGATCTTCACCCACGTCCTGCTGGCCGACGAGATCAACCGGGCCACCCCCAAGACCCAGTCCGCCCTGCTGGAGGCGATGCAGGAGCACGCCGTGACCGTCGCCGGGACCTCCTACGCGCTGGACGAACCCTTTTTCGTGCTGGCCACGCAGAATCCGATCGAGATGGAAGGGACCTACCCGCTGCCCGAGGCGCAGCTGGACCGCTTCCTGTTCAAGGTCAAGGCCGAGTTCCCCACGGCGGGAGACCTGGTGGAGATCATCGATCGGACGACGACGGCGGAGCAACCCCAGGCCCGGACGGTCGCCGACAAGGAGACCGTCAGACAGATGCTCCGTCTGGCGCGGGAGGTCGAGGTCGCCTCCCACGTCAAGGCCTACGCCGCGCGGCTGGTCCGCGCCACCCACCCGGAGGATCCCCATGCGGCGACCATGGCCCGGCGCTTCGTGCGCTACGGCGCCAGCCCGCGCGGGGTCCAGGCGCTCATCCTGTCGGCCAAGGTCCGAGCCCTGGTGGCGGGCCGCGTCAACGTCAGCCTGGGCGACCTGCAGGCGCTGGCTTTGCCCAGCCTGCGCCACCGGATCATCCTGAACTTTGAGGGCGAAGCCGAAGGCGTGGATCCCGACGCGGTGATCCGGAACGTGCTGGACGAAACGCCGGAACTGGAAGAGGCGAGGAGATGA
- a CDS encoding DUF58 domain-containing protein encodes MTGSALLDPSLLRRLDGLSLRSRRATRGLLRGERRSPRQGRGVEFADYRSYQIGDDFRYVDWNIYSRLDRLFIKLFSEEEDINVHLFVDGSRSMGWGLPGKLEYAVRLAAAIGYVGLRNLDRVGAVVFSDGPRQMLPLHRGRGHTLQLFEFLSRISPEGVSDLTTTMRRYVYRTKRRGLLILISDLWFPGGYEEGLKLARYHRFEPFVVHLISDDEVSPAVRGEVRLVDVESQAAAEVSVDGTALEAYARARDAYFAGIERFCLRHQIDYLRASTTIPFEDLVLRYLRMGGLLA; translated from the coding sequence ATGACGGGATCGGCGCTGCTCGACCCCTCGTTGCTGCGGCGGCTGGACGGCCTCAGCCTGCGCAGCCGGCGCGCCACGCGGGGACTGCTGCGCGGCGAGCGGCGGAGCCCGCGGCAGGGGCGGGGCGTGGAGTTTGCCGACTACCGCAGCTACCAGATCGGCGACGATTTCCGGTACGTGGACTGGAACATCTACTCGCGACTGGACCGGTTGTTCATCAAGTTGTTCAGCGAGGAGGAGGACATCAACGTCCACCTCTTCGTCGACGGCAGCCGCTCCATGGGGTGGGGGCTCCCGGGCAAGCTGGAGTACGCCGTCCGGCTGGCCGCCGCCATCGGCTACGTGGGATTGCGCAACCTCGACCGCGTCGGCGCGGTGGTGTTCAGCGACGGGCCGCGCCAGATGCTGCCCCTCCACCGAGGCCGCGGCCACACCCTGCAGCTCTTCGAGTTCCTCAGCCGGATCAGCCCCGAAGGCGTCTCCGACCTGACCACGACCATGCGGCGGTACGTGTACCGGACGAAGCGCCGCGGCCTGCTCATTCTGATCAGCGACCTCTGGTTTCCGGGCGGCTACGAGGAGGGGTTGAAACTGGCGCGCTATCACCGCTTCGAGCCCTTCGTCGTGCACCTCATCAGCGACGACGAGGTGAGCCCGGCGGTGCGGGGTGAGGTGCGGCTGGTGGACGTGGAATCCCAGGCCGCCGCGGAGGTCAGCGTGGACGGGACGGCCCTCGAGGCCTATGCCCGGGCGCGCGACGCCTACTTCGCCGGGATCGAGCGCTTCTGCCTTCGCCACCAGATCGACTACCTGCGCGCCTCCACGACGATTCCCTTCGAGGACCTGGTCCTGCGCTATCTGCGGATGGGGGGGCTGCTGGCGTGA
- a CDS encoding VWA domain-containing protein, protein MTFDAPQALWGLLALPFLVLLYMLRPRRQEVPVSTLILWQRARRDLAARRPARRIERSLLLLLQLVAVTLVVAALARPRLALPGAGEIPIVIIVDTSASMQATDESPSRFAVAVERARRAAAAARGQVMLIAAGARPSIVVPFADPLLTRGALDRLRPTDGPGRLDQAITLALGQRVGGLRPRVEVFTDRAGAALPGVTYHTVGRAARNVGIVAVNVEREAQASAVVVQVHNAGETAAQVPILVTLDGRRLPARTVTVGPQATASAAVSLSGAGVARIELAVDEDLAVDNVAHAVVGTPPPRVIVAGAPDRVLAEALAAIPVRVLPPQRITPEALAVADVVILNRTPPVDLPPGNYLLLGTVASNLPLGVTGRVRVGPVLRWTGRHPVMRYVDLTDVTIGEALRLEPRGGEVLAEGTTPLIWAYEGDGVRALVTAFSLEQSDLPLRVGFPIFLSNALSWLGGAEPMVQAGDTVTIPSGSVAEAVVTGPDGEVRRVAASGGRVVLPTVEHVGLYTVRIGDRDRRVVVNPAAEEVAIAPLAPRSSGSEDRAGGSGQSREAWRAVLLLALIVVCSEWLLWLRTLPKAGAWGQAPRLLHPRKTHG, encoded by the coding sequence GTGACCTTCGACGCGCCGCAGGCCCTCTGGGGACTGCTGGCGCTGCCCTTCCTCGTCCTGCTGTACATGCTGCGGCCCCGGCGGCAGGAGGTGCCGGTGAGCACGCTCATCCTCTGGCAGCGCGCCCGCCGCGACCTCGCCGCCCGGCGGCCGGCCCGACGGATCGAGCGGAGCCTGCTCCTGTTGCTGCAGCTGGTGGCCGTCACCCTCGTCGTGGCCGCTCTGGCCCGCCCGCGCCTGGCGCTGCCCGGAGCGGGGGAGATCCCGATCGTCATCATCGTCGACACCTCGGCGAGCATGCAGGCCACCGACGAATCGCCGTCCCGCTTCGCCGTGGCCGTGGAGCGGGCGCGCCGGGCCGCCGCTGCCGCCCGCGGCCAGGTCATGCTCATCGCCGCCGGCGCCCGACCGTCGATCGTGGTGCCCTTCGCCGACCCGCTCCTGACCCGCGGGGCGCTGGACCGGTTGCGGCCGACCGACGGGCCCGGGCGGTTGGACCAGGCCATCACCCTGGCCCTCGGCCAGCGGGTGGGCGGCCTCCGGCCCCGCGTCGAGGTCTTTACCGACCGCGCGGGCGCGGCGCTGCCCGGAGTCACCTACCACACGGTCGGGCGCGCCGCACGGAACGTGGGGATCGTCGCCGTGAACGTGGAGCGGGAGGCGCAGGCCTCCGCGGTCGTCGTGCAGGTGCACAACGCCGGGGAGACCGCGGCGCAGGTGCCGATCCTGGTCACCCTCGACGGCCGCCGCCTCCCGGCGCGGACGGTGACGGTGGGACCGCAGGCCACCGCGTCGGCGGCGGTGTCCCTCTCGGGAGCCGGGGTCGCGCGGATCGAACTCGCCGTGGACGAAGACCTGGCCGTGGACAACGTCGCCCATGCCGTCGTCGGGACGCCGCCGCCGCGGGTCATCGTCGCCGGGGCGCCGGATCGCGTGTTGGCCGAGGCGCTCGCGGCCATTCCCGTACGGGTCCTTCCGCCCCAGCGCATCACCCCCGAGGCTCTGGCCGTCGCCGACGTCGTGATCCTGAACCGCACGCCGCCGGTGGACCTGCCGCCGGGAAACTACCTGCTGCTCGGGACCGTGGCCTCCAACCTCCCCCTGGGCGTCACCGGGAGGGTGCGCGTCGGTCCGGTGCTGCGCTGGACCGGCCGGCACCCGGTGATGCGCTACGTGGACCTCACAGACGTCACGATCGGCGAGGCGCTGCGCCTGGAGCCGCGGGGAGGCGAGGTCCTGGCCGAGGGGACAACGCCGCTCATCTGGGCCTACGAAGGTGACGGCGTGCGCGCGCTGGTCACCGCCTTCTCCCTCGAGCAGTCCGACCTGCCGCTGCGCGTGGGCTTCCCGATCTTCCTCAGCAACGCCCTGAGCTGGCTCGGCGGCGCCGAGCCGATGGTGCAGGCGGGAGACACCGTCACCATCCCCTCCGGTTCCGTCGCCGAGGCCGTGGTGACCGGTCCCGACGGTGAGGTCAGGCGGGTGGCCGCCTCGGGCGGTCGGGTCGTGCTGCCCACCGTCGAACACGTCGGACTCTACACGGTGCGGATCGGCGACCGCGACCGGCGCGTGGTGGTGAACCCCGCTGCGGAGGAGGTGGCGATTGCTCCGCTGGCCCCGAGGAGCAGCGGGTCCGAGGACCGCGCCGGCGGCAGCGGCCAGTCGCGGGAGGCGTGGCGGGCGGTCCTCCTCCTCGCGCTGATCGTTGTCTGTAGCGAATGGCTCCTGTGGCTGCGCACCCTTCCGAAGGCCGGGGCCTGGGGGCAGGCTCCGCGCCTGCTCCACCCGCGGAAGACCCATGGCTGA
- a CDS encoding VWA domain-containing protein, whose product MAELIFLYPRAFLLLLLVPAILVLARRRIVPRGGLVLRLAVVAALAVSLAGPNLGGLGGGEYVIFALDLSASISAASRQMAIDFAREAARHRRPGDRIGLVTFGATALLEEAPTADPLLAVTSHPAAEATDIAQAIRTALSALPSSGGRRIVVATDGNANRGDLEQALALARSQGVEVSVLPLQSGSGRDVLVEEVLAPAEVRAGERFLVRVPIVATAEAQVTLQIKEDDRLIAERRIRVAPGRTTTTLSRVAAAEGVLRYTATLLAAPDEVAGNNRAEALVTVRGAPVVWYAGTAPGVLSRVLEAQGMRVRSTAPESLPASLHGYSGIAAVVLDDVSALWLSAAQMASLRDFVGHLGGGLIAVGGPHSFGVGGYAGTPLEDVLPVTMDVRHRLAIPSMAIVLVLDTSGSMGAFGTQIAKVELAKETAQSVVDLLGERDVIGVISFDQEPRWLAPPTEARHREQVMEQVARIQAGGGTNMYPALRLAYDYLRTSAAKVRHVIVISDGQTDPGDFQGLITRMSRDKITTSAVAVGGDADEPLMRSVARWGGGRYYLAKDLYTIPQILTAEALLASRSYLVEERFIPEVVHRGLIDDLALRPLRGYVATSPKPAGTLHLVSPADDPILATWQYGLGRAAAFTADASGRWAAEWIAWPGLARFWSRLVRWAAREDGDGLQVSVEQVDASGQRAPAGGTAAITVDAFTAAGLPVDGLQVEARVAGPEGAVQTLTLVQAAPGRYEGRIPAARAGAYVVSVVARHASGVRRTTTGFVVPYAPELRDLVANRTVLAHLAEATGGRLLSDPRAAVAPTRSPREAADAWPYTAAAAAALFLAEITWRRIPAIGDSLRSAGALLLARLRPPPSSQEAEADRFYEEADRWRLVEPAPTEGAESMEAAARLYIARLKAAQSEDQRKRGAR is encoded by the coding sequence ATGGCTGAGCTGATCTTCCTGTACCCGCGGGCCTTCCTGCTGCTGCTGCTCGTGCCGGCCATCCTCGTGCTGGCCCGCCGCCGCATCGTCCCTCGGGGCGGTCTCGTGCTGCGTCTTGCGGTGGTCGCCGCGCTGGCGGTGAGCCTGGCCGGACCCAACCTCGGCGGGCTGGGCGGCGGCGAGTATGTCATTTTCGCGCTCGACCTTTCGGCGAGCATCTCGGCGGCGTCGCGCCAGATGGCCATCGACTTCGCCAGGGAGGCGGCGCGTCACCGGCGTCCCGGCGATCGGATCGGGCTGGTGACCTTCGGCGCCACCGCGCTGCTGGAGGAGGCTCCAACCGCCGACCCTCTGCTGGCCGTGACCTCCCATCCGGCCGCCGAGGCCACCGACATCGCCCAGGCCATCCGCACCGCGTTGAGCGCCCTGCCGTCCTCCGGCGGCCGCCGCATTGTCGTCGCCACCGACGGCAATGCCAATCGGGGGGATCTGGAGCAGGCGCTGGCCCTGGCCCGCAGCCAGGGGGTGGAAGTCTCGGTGCTGCCGCTGCAGTCGGGCTCCGGACGGGACGTGCTCGTGGAGGAGGTGCTCGCTCCTGCCGAGGTGCGGGCGGGCGAGCGGTTCCTGGTGCGCGTGCCCATCGTGGCCACGGCGGAGGCGCAGGTGACGCTGCAGATCAAGGAGGACGATCGCCTCATCGCCGAGCGGCGCATCAGGGTGGCCCCCGGCCGCACCACGACGACCCTCTCCCGTGTCGCCGCCGCAGAAGGCGTGCTGCGGTACACGGCCACGCTCCTCGCGGCGCCGGACGAGGTGGCCGGGAACAACCGGGCGGAGGCGCTGGTGACGGTGCGCGGAGCGCCGGTGGTCTGGTACGCCGGCACCGCGCCCGGGGTGCTCTCCCGGGTGCTGGAGGCGCAGGGGATGCGCGTCCGGAGCACCGCGCCGGAATCGCTGCCCGCGTCGCTACATGGCTACAGCGGGATCGCCGCCGTGGTGCTCGACGACGTGAGCGCGCTGTGGCTGTCCGCGGCCCAGATGGCCTCGCTGCGGGATTTCGTCGGCCACCTGGGCGGCGGGCTGATCGCGGTCGGGGGGCCCCACAGCTTCGGCGTCGGGGGGTACGCAGGGACGCCGCTGGAGGACGTTCTGCCGGTCACGATGGACGTGCGGCACCGCCTGGCCATTCCGTCGATGGCCATCGTCCTCGTGCTGGACACCTCGGGCAGCATGGGCGCCTTCGGGACGCAGATTGCCAAGGTGGAACTGGCCAAGGAGACCGCCCAGTCGGTGGTGGATCTGCTCGGCGAGCGCGACGTCATCGGCGTGATCTCCTTCGATCAGGAGCCGCGCTGGCTGGCCCCGCCGACCGAGGCCCGGCACCGGGAGCAGGTAATGGAGCAGGTGGCGCGGATCCAGGCCGGCGGCGGCACCAATATGTACCCCGCCCTGCGCCTGGCCTACGACTACCTGCGCACCTCGGCGGCGAAGGTCCGGCACGTCATCGTCATCTCGGACGGCCAGACCGACCCCGGCGACTTCCAGGGTCTGATCACCCGCATGAGCCGGGACAAGATCACCACCTCGGCGGTGGCCGTCGGCGGTGATGCCGACGAGCCCCTCATGCGCAGCGTCGCCCGGTGGGGCGGGGGACGGTACTATCTGGCCAAGGACCTCTACACCATCCCGCAGATTCTCACCGCGGAGGCGCTGCTCGCCTCCCGGTCCTACCTGGTGGAAGAACGGTTCATCCCCGAGGTGGTCCACCGCGGCCTTATCGACGATCTGGCGCTGCGGCCGCTGCGCGGCTACGTCGCCACCTCGCCCAAACCGGCCGGGACGCTGCATCTCGTCTCCCCGGCGGACGATCCCATCCTGGCCACGTGGCAGTACGGGCTGGGACGCGCCGCGGCCTTCACGGCAGACGCCTCGGGCCGCTGGGCCGCGGAGTGGATCGCCTGGCCCGGGCTGGCCCGGTTCTGGTCGCGGCTGGTCCGCTGGGCGGCGCGCGAGGACGGCGACGGGCTTCAGGTGTCGGTGGAGCAGGTCGACGCCTCGGGGCAGCGGGCCCCGGCGGGTGGGACGGCCGCGATCACGGTGGACGCGTTCACCGCCGCGGGCCTGCCGGTGGACGGGCTGCAGGTGGAGGCCCGCGTGGCCGGCCCCGAGGGCGCGGTGCAGACCCTGACGCTGGTGCAGGCCGCGCCCGGGCGCTACGAAGGGCGGATCCCCGCCGCGCGCGCCGGCGCCTATGTCGTCTCCGTCGTTGCCCGCCACGCCTCGGGCGTCCGGCGGACGACGACGGGATTTGTGGTGCCCTATGCGCCCGAACTGCGCGACCTCGTCGCGAACCGGACCGTGCTGGCCCATCTCGCGGAGGCCACCGGGGGCCGGCTGCTCTCCGACCCCAGGGCGGCGGTGGCCCCAACCCGCTCTCCGCGGGAGGCGGCGGACGCCTGGCCGTACACCGCCGCCGCCGCGGCGGCTCTGTTCCTCGCCGAGATCACCTGGCGGCGCATCCCGGCGATCGGGGACTCCCTGCGCAGCGCGGGGGCGCTTTTGCTGGCCCGGCTGCGCCCGCCGCCTTCCTCCCAGGAGGCGGAGGCCGACCGGTTCTATGAGGAGGCCGACCGCTGGAGGCTGGTGGAGCCGGCGCCGACGGAGGGCGCCGAGTCGATGGAAGCGGCCGCGCGCCTGTACATCGCCAGGTTGAAGGCGGCGCAGAGCGAGGACCAGCGGAAGAGGGGGGCCCGATGA
- a CDS encoding iron-containing alcohol dehydrogenase encodes MTDWHDTFTFAAPAQVTFGPGVLAKLPEAVAGFGGRAVVVSDPGIARAGILDRVLQLLDGAGITAEPYPHVEPNPSVETVHAAADLFRRTRGAFVVGVGGGSAMDVAKVVAALVAHGGAVQDYEGLGKIPGPGVPCVAVPTTAGTGSEVTIFSVITDRARKFKMTIGSLHTVPQVALCDPTLTVSMPPALTAATGMDALTHAIESYSNTVHNPIASALALEAIRLIGRSLRTAFSNGTDLRARTEMLLASTMAAMAFTRTRLGNVHAMSHPLGAHFDVPHGVANAVLLPTVMAWNLVACHDTYPQVAAALGERVEGLSPREASEAAVEAVRRLARDVQIPERLRDLGVTREAIPKMTEDAMKSGNVLVNPRTTTAADIAALFEAAY; translated from the coding sequence ATGACGGACTGGCACGACACCTTCACCTTTGCCGCTCCGGCCCAGGTGACCTTCGGCCCGGGGGTGCTGGCGAAGCTGCCCGAGGCGGTGGCCGGATTCGGTGGGCGCGCCGTCGTGGTGTCCGATCCCGGCATCGCCCGGGCGGGGATTCTCGACCGCGTCCTTCAGCTTCTGGACGGCGCCGGCATCACCGCCGAACCGTACCCGCACGTCGAGCCCAACCCCAGCGTGGAGACCGTCCATGCCGCCGCCGACCTGTTCCGGCGCACCCGCGGCGCGTTCGTGGTCGGCGTGGGCGGGGGCAGCGCGATGGATGTGGCCAAGGTGGTGGCCGCCCTGGTCGCCCACGGCGGCGCGGTCCAGGACTACGAAGGCCTCGGGAAGATCCCCGGCCCCGGCGTCCCGTGCGTGGCCGTCCCGACCACGGCCGGGACCGGCAGCGAGGTGACGATCTTCTCCGTCATCACCGACCGCGCGCGGAAGTTCAAGATGACCATCGGCAGCCTCCACACCGTGCCCCAGGTGGCGCTGTGCGATCCGACGCTGACCGTCTCCATGCCGCCCGCGCTCACCGCGGCCACGGGGATGGACGCGCTCACCCACGCCATCGAGTCCTACAGCAACACCGTCCACAATCCCATCGCCTCCGCCCTGGCCCTGGAAGCGATCCGGCTCATCGGGCGATCCCTGCGCACGGCCTTCAGCAACGGGACCGATCTCCGGGCGCGGACCGAGATGCTGCTGGCCAGCACGATGGCGGCGATGGCCTTCACGCGCACCAGGCTGGGCAACGTGCACGCCATGTCCCATCCCCTGGGGGCGCACTTCGACGTGCCCCACGGGGTAGCCAACGCGGTGCTCCTGCCCACCGTGATGGCCTGGAACCTGGTGGCCTGCCACGACACCTACCCCCAGGTGGCCGCGGCGCTGGGCGAGCGCGTGGAGGGACTGTCTCCCCGCGAGGCGTCGGAGGCCGCGGTGGAGGCCGTGCGCCGCCTGGCGCGCGACGTGCAGATTCCCGAGCGCCTGCGTGATCTGGGCGTGACCCGCGAGGCCATCCCGAAGATGACCGAGGACGCCATGAAGAGCGGCAACGTCCTCGTCAATCCGCGCACGACGACCGCCGCCGACATCGCCGCGCTGTTCGAGGCCGCCTATTGA
- a CDS encoding ATP-binding protein: protein MSTLREERAFWAHQLHAHLLNTIGAAIAQSQVCEAAVREARPTSLNEVVRLREMLHALEEATRTMAASAALPSHLLPEVRRRVQAFAAAHPSVDVRLRTQGRSRVDRRVTAATVIVLREALENAVRHGRPRSIEIDLVLEHGSMLLRVRDDGCGFDPMTVEAASDGRRRLGLAIMRQWAASLGGRLVLSSVPGRGAQLTLHLPLSDGPPARR from the coding sequence GTGTCGACCCTTCGCGAGGAACGCGCCTTCTGGGCCCACCAACTTCACGCCCACCTGCTCAACACCATCGGCGCCGCGATCGCGCAGTCCCAGGTCTGCGAAGCGGCCGTACGGGAGGCGCGGCCCACCTCCCTTAACGAGGTCGTCCGACTGCGGGAGATGCTCCACGCCCTGGAGGAGGCCACCCGCACCATGGCGGCCTCTGCGGCGCTGCCGAGCCACCTCTTGCCGGAGGTCCGCCGGCGCGTACAGGCCTTCGCCGCAGCGCACCCCTCCGTCGACGTCCGCCTGCGGACGCAGGGTCGCAGCCGCGTCGACCGGAGGGTGACGGCGGCGACGGTGATCGTCCTGCGGGAGGCGCTGGAGAACGCGGTCCGTCACGGGCGACCCCGGAGCATCGAGATCGACCTGGTCCTGGAGCACGGCTCGATGCTCCTCCGCGTCCGGGACGACGGCTGCGGGTTTGATCCGATGACCGTGGAGGCCGCGTCGGACGGTCGGCGGCGTCTCGGCCTGGCCATCATGCGCCAGTGGGCCGCGTCCCTGGGCGGCCGGCTCGTCCTGAGCTCCGTTCCGGGACGAGGCGCGCAGCTGACCCTGCACCTCCCGCTGAGCGACGGCCCTCCGGCGCGGCGCTGA